CAAGATTGTTGGAAGATTTTTTGATGtgtgatgtatttttttggtCCAAATCATGCTAACCTGTATCTTCAGCACACACGCGACTACTGATTTGATGTTTCTGTTTACCTGCAACAATGAGTTCCAGGTTAAAGGAGTTCTGCCCGGCTCGGTTGCTGGCGATGCAGGTGTAGATGCCTGCGTCGCGGCTCGTCACAGGCTCGATGACCAATGAGTGCACACCATTTTCCCTCACCAGCATCTTATGGGCGGAGTCGGGCCGGATGGTCTGCCCGTTCAGCTGCCAGACCAGGTCCGGAGTGGGAAGGCCGCTCACCTACAGGTTTTTGTTGGAGAAAATGCATAAATAAGCTGCATGTGTTCTGTGGGGACAGTGTGTTATTGAGAGTATGAAAACAGAAGTGTTTGGTTAATccatctgtgttgtgtttgtctggAGGAGCCTGGTCGCCTGCACACTTTGGCATGGGAATAAACTGCAGACTCGTCTCACTTTGCAGAGAAACCCAGGACCTACTTCACCCTTCCCACCTGGAAAATGCACCGCTGTGGGTATGCATGTATGGTATTATAATGTGAAATTCACAGATATTACAAAAGAGAGTAGACTAAGCGGTGATAAGTATTTCTGGAAGCGATCCAAACCACTTTTAGAAGTTGGGACATTTTAAGGATGGAAAGTTTTGGAAAGccacaaatgtacaaataaatatttgctATAAATATCCTTGACATTAAGGGCTCTGTAGAAATGGAGACTCTCAGTTTATTTCTGACGAgcataaaaagtatttttgaagTGAGTTAATTGTGGCCctgtttcattttattacatgtaCCAGCtttcaaagagagaaaatgagcaTGGGGCGGTGGGAGTGGCACGAGGGGTAAATAATTATAGAAAACCTGATCCCACTTAATCTCACTTAATTAAACTGCAAAATGACGCCTCTCTATTCTCCCTGGATGCTTTGAGCCATTCGTAACGCAAAGAAGTGATGAAACACCGATCTTGTGAGCTCATCTCCGCTATTCTTTTTATTCCCTAAAGAAATGCACGGAAAGGGAATTGTGTCCTTGGCAGCGCAGACATGGAGCCTCCCTGAAAGCAATACAGACGCTGAATTAAAGGGCGGATCTGAAATTACTTTCTCTATAACTATGATTAACATATTCTCTTTGGTGCGGGCATTTTTCCAGTTATGTCTCAGTTATTTTAAAccatgtctctttctcttttatcaGAATAACAGCTACAGGTTAGACGCACAGAAGGTTAAAGCAGAAGTTGGCTCTCTGCTAAACTACACCCCTATGTTAGACCTTGATCCCGTTAGACTAAACTAACTATAAGTATATAAGTAGAAGGCCAAAGTAAAAGTTGCAGATTATGACATAAGTTGTCCAAAAAGAAATGCCTTAAAACTGCggtcataaaaaagaaaaagctttctTCACATTAAAGTTCAAAGATTAACATGCCATACCAGACAAAAATACATAATGTataatttgtcttttctctttttaagttttaaaaatgtccttcaGTGAGCAGCACTGTGTCAAAAATGGCCAAACACACTCAAATCACTCAGGAAGTCTCTTCATACTAATCAATAAAGAACTGTTTTATACGGAAAGTGTTCAGATGCACCCCCCCCGCGCTTTAACCACACTGTCCACCCATGTTAGCACAGGTTGGCGTGCGTTTACCTTGCAGTCCATCCGGCACAGTCGGCCTTCCTGAACTATGAGGTCACCGGGCGCCTGCAGGAAGTGGGGGCGGAAGTGGCGCTCTTGGATGTTATCGTTCTCATCCCCGCTGTCTCtagacctggacctgggcctgattgagagagagagataaaagtACGTATTTGGTAATAAAAATCAacttctggatttttcttttgcatgttttgcaaCTTTAAattcatttctatttaaaaaaaaaatcgaagCCTTTTAGTTGTTGAGTGTATGTCCCTTTGAAGCATAGATCTAAATGCTTTTTAGAGAAGCTTGTTAAGCTTATTACACATTAATTCTCACTTGTATATTATATTCCCCCCCTTTCATAGACATAGTAAGAATTTTTTGTCCTTATTTCCTGCTCTGGCATCCTTCCACTAGCTCTTTCTTGATTCCCCCCTTAACCGTGTACAGCAGGTTAAGACTCATAGGGGTTCCTGTGATTCTGCTCTATAACAATGACATCACCACTCTGCCTGCACGTCAACCagggaggggggaaaaaagaaaagggagacaCTGATTCTTATCTTGATCTCTCTTCTCAAAACACCTCTGAGCTCCGGGAGTGAGTAcaggtgttttgtgttgtgtgagaAGCGTCTGTGATCTTCTGTGCATCTTTTCAATATCTGGACTCGGATGAATGCGCTCTATGTATACAAAGTCATAAGAGCAATGGAAAACAGAGCAGCGCAAACAGGTGTTCCCTCTCATTCACACGGAGCCTTTCTTTCCTGGACAGACAGttcaacaaaagcaaaactgtGACTCAGCTCACAGCGAACATTTATAAAACCACCTATTAAATCTGTGCAAGTGAGTGAGTACAGAAGTAAAGCAGATGGCGAACAGCACGCAGCACATGTGCCAGCCAGCAGCTCTGAGTTGGGAATGAAATCTATTCCTCTGCCAGTCAGCGCAGCCTCACCTGCGCATGTGTCCAGGTGTGGAGCGTTGGCTTCGGCCTCGCTGGTTCACAGCCTGCACCATCATCCTACCGGTGCAGCTCACCCTGCCCTGCGgggtggaaagagagagagagagagagagagagagagagagagagagagagagggagggagctgATGAGGTGTTGACACTCCACCACAGTACAAGCAGCAGTCAGACagggaggaggaaataaaatGTGAGTGTTGGAGCTGGAAAAAGCTGTTAGAATTCCTGTAGCACATGGACTTTTGACCCTCATGGGCTGTAGAGATTTCCTGTCTCATTCAACGCCCTCTTCCTCTTCAGGCCGGAGACTATTATCTCGATACTCATTATTCTCTCGCTAATGGGCGCTAATGTCTTCTAAGGAGCAGCCAgacaaatgtgtatgtgtgcaatttgtttttcttctatgaAAAGGTGAACAGAAAGTTCTATCTCTGATGTCTGCACCCATCTGCTCACCTCCGGGTTGCCAGCCATGATGGTGTAGTTGCCGTCGTCATCGAGTGAGGCTGCAGCGGTGTGCAGAGAGCAGGTTCCATCAGCGTCGCGGCTGATCCTGTAGTGCTCGCTCCTCTTGGAGATTTGCTTGCCATCTTTAAACCAATAGACCTGTGACACAAGATAAGAACGGACGGAAACTATCAGACAAAGTTAGGATTTACCAGACTGACCTTGATATTAAAATCAGGGCCTTATAAAACTAATGTTTAGTATCATCTTTTGATAGTTTTCATGCAGTGCTCTATGCCTCTTTTACCTCTATCGCTctgcttttttatatttcatcagTTCATCCTGAAGCCTGTCATCACCATGCCATTAATGTGAACCGAGCCAGGCAGCCAGCCCAGGCCAGGCCAGTGTGTGTTCTCGCAAAGGGCCCCCCCTTATCACAACACGGAGCACATGTGCAACATCTACACCCTCCATCATCAACATCACACATCAGCAACTCCCAAAGCAAGGGAGCCAAGTCGTGTAAATGCctcaaaataaccaaatatgCATCTAATGTTAATAACTGCCACAGCGTCATCACCAACATTGTCTAATAAAGTGCGATGACATTCTTTTGGTAAACATGTTCAACCTCCTACCTTTGGTTTGGGGTCTCCGTGGACCTTGCAGGAGAAGGTGACGGGCATGCCCTCGAAGACTTTGTAGTGTTTGAGCTTCTGGTCGAAGGATGGGGCCTCCCCCCCCCCGGCTGAGTCTTCATCGTGCTGCACGTCGTCGTCGGATTCCTCCACCGGTGAACGCTCTAGACGGAATTCAATCTCACTGATCAGACGCTGCTCAAAGCTGGACACTTTGTATTCCTACATGCCAGAGAAGGAGAGCGGAAAAGAATTTAGAAAAACACTGAGACAGAAGTACTAGAGCAGGTTTTTGGGATCACATGGGAAGGGCCAACACATTCAAGAGCATGCAGGAAGCTAGCAATGAAACCCTATTTCCCTTTATtctacattttacacacaatcATTAACCTGTCTTGATTGTCACCCAAACTAGCAACTTTCTCCCAATTTCCTAATTCCTCCTTGTCCCGATGAGCCACTCCTCCTTCCCACCACCTCCATCAATCTGTCATCACTGTTGCTCTGCTGAAGCAAGGGGAACATCTGCAGGGCAACGTGGGCTGATGACACATCCCACAGATAATGACAGGGCTTGGGAACAGCTGCAGAACCAGCATTTATCCTCAATCTGCCGCTCATAACGACAGCAATCACAGAAGTGGCCCATCCTGATCTGCTGAGGTATCATCCTATAATAGCACAGAGGCAGCTGTTGCAGCAtgttcttttcttaaaaatctAACAAAGTATTATTCAATTATCCTTGCTTTCTAAAGATTTAACTTAATTGCTGGCTTACATCTCAAATGCAAATTAACGTCGAAGCATGCATTGCGTGATGGACACAGACAGAACAAAGTGCAACCTGGGTGAAAAGGTGCTGACTGATACTTGCGTTGCAATCAAGCTACAGCATGCGGCAGTATCTGAATCAATTCAAACTATTCATGTGAGCAACAAGCAACTGTAAAAGGTGAGTTTTACACGAGCCTAATCAGTTGCATTCTTTTGTGTTTCCAGGCACACCTGCCTGTGAATGGACTACACAATGAGTGGAATGGAACCGCAGGGACCAAAGAAATTAAATTCCATATCGCTGCCTTTGTGTGCCACTTGTTCCCTTATCAGCTAATTCTCAGGCCTGATCCTGTTTTCGCCAAAGTGAAAGCTCTTAGTGTGACTCTGtgtgcacatttacacaaaaggggacagagagaaacaaagctTCCAAACACCTTTTGAGGGAAATATTCTCTATCAGATGACTCGTCTTCCTGTTGAGAGAAAAAgggtttttttcatgttgtacTGTACTGTCACTGTGCATCACACACAGTGGCAAACACatggttgttgtgtgttttagtgtgtgtacCTGTTCAATCTTACCATGCTctcaaaacatttaacatttaaatccaCATGCTTTACTATCAAAATACGACGTATCCCGATGAATTGGTACAGATGCAGTCCAGGGCTTAGAGTTCATGCCCAGAGTCATGCAGTGATGGCGTGCCACAACCAATCAGATCGCTTCTCATGCCAACAGGCACACTAAAGATGACAGTGTAGAAACAACTTGTGTTGTAGGTTCATGGTTGCGGGAACTAGGGGTGGGGAGGCTGCTACAGCACCCCCTAACAAAAGGAccaacaaccaaacaaaaacatttagttttaataaattgattattaatataaacctaATCCCTTTCACTAGAAATGAAATGTAAtccattttacaatttggtaagtaagagataaacacataatttaatTAGAATGAATCTGCCGATTTTGCCAAGGGTGAGTGAGGCGCGCTGCGTGCGTCTGACGCTGAGTGGAGAGAGTTGTGGGAACTTTCCCGGTGGTTCAACAGTACAGAAGTTCGCTAGCCATGGCACAAAGGCGCATTTTGGATGTCTTTATAAATCAAccacaggctaaaaagcctaaaagatcGGAGGCAGAAAATTCAGTAACTGTAAccgaaagaagtagcagcacctctccacctcaaCACCCCgagagcgacctgctagcaccagaccaccaggcagctaatgttgttagccaagctagcagcacctcacctccacactcccacaGTGACCCACTAGCAAAAGACGAcgaggcagctaatgttgttagccaagctagcagcacctcgcctccacactcccagagcgacctgctagcaccagaccaccaggcaactaatgttgttagccaagctagcagcacctctcctcaacactcccagagcgacctgctagcaccagaccaccaggcagctaatgttgttagccaagctagcagcaacAGGGCAACCGCGGAGGGAACCTTAACAACGTCAACTCAGTGCTGCCAGCCTCAAGGTCACATTTTGTGTTATGACTGCAACACAAGGTAAGAATGCTGGTTTATCATTATGCTGCCGCCGTGCAGAGTATCTGCATCAACCGCTCACAACCGAAAGTTTACAAAAATTATTGGagataactttgtttttttttacatgcctGTAAAGCGTTCTTATTGGAAAACCAGAATGAGGTTGCACCTATATTTAATTAACCTACCGTACtgttataaaatgattaggCCTTGTTAAGAACTGTTGATGCACGGCCGATATCTTTATGCCTTACATTTGTTATTGCTGTGCTACAAAAACTTAAGGGTGAATGTCTCTATTTCAGTGTTTGGTTAAGGACTGGCTGGCTTGCTTTACTTTGATTTGATataattcagtgatgtgttcagtggctctgttttttaacttgtaGTTCTGTTCATTGTCTCCGCCGTGTGCCTGTATTCTGTGTTACCCCTAGTGGGTTTTGTCTTGTATTAtggactttattcttgtttttatgcttgtagagcatgtagcctacatatgtCCCAGTTATTATTGAAGCCTTAGTAGTACTGTTTTGACACCACAAAGTGcatttgtttgaataaaaagtCTTTCTCTTGACAGTAGGCCTATGGGTAAGaaagacatttatatttaatagttaTAACGGTCTATTATTTTCTGGTGTTTCCGGGTCAATGGCCTATGGCAGGTTAATTATTGTCTTGGATAGGCTTTTTATAAAGATTTGAATCTCTATACAGTGAAATAATATGTGATGGATTCAGTTAGGTGTGGGGGGGGTTGATTGTGACTGGAAACTTAACTGGAATTTTGTCAGCACCCctaattcaaaatatgttcccaCGGTTCTGTTACATCTGCATTGGGACTTCACTTGTGAGtcaaatttctttatttattagtaGTTAAGTATTCTCTCTCTGCTATTACTCTTGAGGGAATTGTTTGGTCTCTTAATATTATttgaaattatgaataaaatgtaatttaatttgattcaGAGCCAGTTTCCCCTCTGTCAACTCTTGGTGCATGCAGCTTGTTATGTGGtccaatttaaaattaaaaaaattgaaatgaaaatattcaaCAGCAAATAATTTTTTCCATAAGTGTAAATAAGAGGATTAATATaaacaaccatatgcacaagttaaagaaaagaagccagtttgtgtgtgaatgaacaACCAACGCTGTGCTGAGTTGCTACACTTTAACACAACTACACAATGTTTTGGGCTCACAGTTAGACAAACAGCCACACAAGCCTTCAAACAGTGTTACTCCCcaccccccagcatgtttccagCAACATTGGTTTCTACCAGTTTGCATAAACAGAGCTTTTTATGGAGGCCTCTGGAGGACTTTACCGTGTTTATACCCTGCTTTCAATATCTCGCTCTTCAACAGTGTTTACAGGGactggggggtggggtggggtaaGGGTTGTGTGCTCTCAGATTCAACAGTATGTTAAGGAATGCCAGTATAGTCACAAGATAGGAATGACACCAGAAAAGCACAGGTAGACAAACCAGAGAATAGAAAGGTGACGTGTCGCACACATGCAACAGTGGGATTTGTGTAAAAAACAGTgaagtgtgtacagtatgtgggatTTCCCCCTCCAAGTGTGTGgatcctaaaaaaaaactaccgtACCTGTGTGACTGGctcctcctctgtgtcctgtgtgtttaAGACTGTGGCAGCGTTGTCAGCACCCAGCAGTCTGCGGGCCATCTTCTCCTCATAGGTTAATTTCTAGAAATGCAGGGATTATTGGGGTCAGTGGGGGGTTAGTGTGTGAGTTGCAGagcacacactaacacacaccaTCGGCTAGCCACTGTATCTTGTGTTAGGAGGGATGTAGTTACTTATGGatacaacattttgaatttatttgagGGTGCATGGCACAAAAGCTTAAatacacttttatttgtttttttcttcaggaaTAGATGCATGACTTGATGGGATGTTAATCTGCGTTACTGAACACGCTCATTCTCGGATTGTCCGCAAACACACCGATGTTTCAGTAATGGAATAAACCTAGagaactaacacacacacatacacgcacgcacgcgcacacacacacacacctgttgacCATTGCTTATGCGTTCCTCTTTAAAGCGCAGTTTTCTCTCCAAGTCCTGGATGACGGCGTCCTTGGACCCTTGGATGTCAGAGTCAGAGGCGAGGCGGGGCGTTCTGGTGACCGAGGTCTTCCTGGGGAACGCTTTgctaaaaaaaaggacaaaacagaaacatttgtcaACGTTGTGGCTCTGTGACGCACGTGCAGTATCTCAACACGTCGAaactcctctttcctctctagCTCTTCTTGCTCCCTCTCTGGCTCTCTCGTATCCAGCCTTATCTGGACATGTGCAGCTATAGCATTCCACAATGTGTCTTCTTATCTCTCACAACTGCGGCAGGAATGTCAGGGTGAGAGGGGGAGTGCAGTGGTGAGTGAGGGGCTGATGAAAAATGACTGGCAAAGAGTTTAAGGTGGAATGCCCTTggtgaaggaaaaagaaaaatgtctccCTTAAGGACAGCCATCAGAGGAGGATTATCTACACAATGAGAGATTTTGATCGGCTAACCAAATATGCAGCGCTCAAAGTCCTGCAGCCTACATCATGCTGGGCGCAGAACTCTGTGAAGTGATACATCTTGagtgtttatttgattttgacACACCTTTCACTCTCAGGTCCTCTTGTATATTTTCTTGCCTTGTAGGTGCTAAAGCTCTTGCACCTTGAGAAGacgtttgtgtctttgtgtgtgggtttttgtgGGTTTAAAAGAATTCTTTAGTTCGCGTTTTCCTGTAAACATgctatataaaaatgtaaacatgtcaTCCTCCATCTAGCATACATCCGGCCGCCAGTTGCCAGCAGGTCAACTCGCCTGAGACACAACATGTGTAAAGAGCTAGCGTAAGTTGACAGCTCTATTTGTAGAAGTGTATGTGAAGGATACTTACACGGTGCCGTTGCCTTTGGGAAGGCCCAGGGCGTTGACTATAGGACTGCTGGGTGAGGAGGGTGTGGAGGGCAACACTGAGGACAGGAAGCTGGAGGCTGGAGACGGAGGAACGGAAGAGAACGGCGAGGACATATCTGAGAGGGCTGGAGACATGGAGACGGGCGGAGGGgggggaggcggaggaggagggaagtCTTGGCCAGGGCCTGATGGAGAGGACAGGTTGCTGGAGCTAAAGAAGGGCGGAGGTGGAGGcgggaaggagggagagctGGGAGACTCCACGCTGCTGGCCTTGGTGAAGGGGGGCACGGTGACCCGGGTGAAGGGCTTGTGTGAGGTGGGAGGAGACAGGGGGGAGGATAGGCTGGACCCTGAGGAGCCAGAGGACTGGGTGATGTAGCCCGCCCCGCCGGGGCTCTGGGCTGCGATGAACTGCTTGGGCCGGGCGTAGTTGAAGGTGCTGGCCTGCATGGCGGTGCTGCTCTCCAGCTCctggaaggagggaggaggtggGAGAGGTGGGGATGGTGGAGCAGGTGGAGGCGCTTCTTGTTGCTGAGGTGGAGGCGGGATTTCTTGGCTCGGGTGTTCCTGCTGCTGCCAGCTGACTGCTTCCTGTTGCTCCAATAGAATCTGGTCCTGCAGCTGCTTCAGCTGGGACGCGTTCCTAAAAAGCAGAAGCATGGGCATCAGTGGCAGTTCTACTTAAATCATTGTTTGTGACTTCAAATTCTTTATAGGAAagggttgggggtgggggttgggtgggggtgtgtgtaaaaaagtaacagacttgtaaaaatgttacaaaatcaTTCAGCTGTTGTCAATTTATGCATGACACCATTGCCTGCTCTCTGTTTAACTGGAACAGAACACAACTGGCAGAAGTGCTagcttgtgtgagtgtgagcaTAATCGATGTAGAGTTAGAATTTCAGTCTTTAGTTTTGGGACAGCTGAGTGAGTCAGAAACACCACAAATTGTGAACATTATTAAAGACATAACGGATTTTGAAGATGACCTCAGCACGTGGTAGTTTTTCAACAGGAGCCAAGTAAATAGTTTTTTCACTGGTCAGAAGGTGacagcctggtgtgtgtgtgtgtgtgtgtgtgtgtgtgtgtgtgtgtgtgtgtgtgttttctgggAAGGAAATGCTGCACCAGCAGCACCAGCTGATAGGTTATCAGCCTCTTGCCTTTCAGAAGCCAGCCTGTTGACAATACATCAAGTACAGTAAAGGAATCAGGAGAGAAGTGAGAGAAACGGTTCAACGGTGCAGCAGTTTACtcgaactgaactgaactggaaACTGGTCTGAGCTCAGTTAATATGATGATGATCTTTTTCCATCtgagaaatgagaaaagtgAACTACTCTGTTGAGGCATTGCTTCTGGTATTTGAATGGCACTGTgatgaagaaaaactaaaaatgtaatgttgcgGAGTCATTTTGCCAGGGATAAGTCCTGATGATGAAATATTTTCACAGAGGTGCGGTTGCCCAGTCTCTCCCCAGTTTGGTTGATTCACTGTGTCGTCATTGTGGGAgagagggagtttttttttcttctagtttttcttttctcgtAGCATTGCTAAAACCAGCTCTACATGCACAAGATAATTTTTTCTAAAGACGACTTTTGAAAACGGCGAGACAGAAGCTCTCCTTGAGGATCAGAAGGAGGGGAAATGCTGGGGGTTGTAAACCTTCGGCGTATGCAGCTATGTGTATGTGAGACCGATGAGTTCTTCATAGGCAGCCTGTGTAGAATATACTGTGCATCCCAGTGGTGCATGTTGTCAGGAGTCCACCAGGACCAAGTTCACATGTCCAAATCTGTTCCAGATGTTGAATAATCAGTGGAGTCTTTCGACTATTTTTCATCTGTGAGAATGCAGAGAAGANNNNNNNNNNNNNNNNNNNNNNNNNNNNNNNNNNNNNNNNNNNNNNNNNNNNNNNNNNNNNNNNNNNNNNNNNNNNNNNNNNNNNNNNNNNNNNNNNNNNGTTTGGCAGCCCGTGAGGCTCGCAGCGCTATGCAGCGGCTTGATTCCTTTTTTGGCTGTGTTCTCAGAGCATCAGGCACAAAGCACCCTGCCCGTCTGCTCCAGCAGAGAGGAAACGCACTTAATTTCCTCCGAGCCTCATCCCTCTCAAGCCAACACTGCCTCAGCATGAAAGACCTCAAagacatttacagttttttacctATGTTTTTGACAAAGGTAAATGCTGTAAATGTATGAACTGGGTGTTATCCAGCTTGAACTGACATCATCCCCTTTGCCTTACAATGTGCTCTTTACTAGAAGAAACAAGACCCTTCATTTGTTCCACAGCCAAACTGCTATGCAACTATCTTAAAGTACAATGGTACACTCTCTTACTGTGCACTGACATTTGACTTTCCTCCAAATACAATTCAGCGTAATACAATTCTACTTTTGCTGTTTAGACATTTGGCTTCTTCATATTTCACAGCGCATAAAAAGGTCAGCTTGTTTAATCTGCAGCTGCATGAATAGTTTTACGGCCCACTTCTGGATTTACATCAAGTGAGGGTCATGCAGACTCTGTGACCCTCCAGCTCTGATCGTCCAGACCTCTTTGACCACAAAGTGCATGACAGATGCGGCTGTACGCACACTACGTCCTGCCCGTTTTCATCCCAGCTGTACTCTAAAACAGCACCGCCCCTGTTAAAACCTGCGCCTTGTATAAAAGATTAGAAGGCATCTACAAACGGTTCCATTACTCTGTctcttattttttgtctctgtggcGGAGAGGGGCTGAATTAAAAGGGAAGTGCTCCTCTGTCGTCATGCCAACGGCCCTGTGTTTTGCTGTCCTGGTCCGAGCCTACTGGCCCACGGAGCGCCGTGCTTCGCTGAGAGAAAACGCTCCAGCTCCTCTGTCTGTCATTCTGTAACACAGCATTACTCTTATGTCTCTCACTGCCTCTTTTTTCGCCCGTGGTAAAAATAGGCAATAGGCAAAAAAGAGCAGTTCCCCCTTTTTATCCTGAAAAATACTTTCCTTGGGCTGGAGCCTGTCTGGAAACTCTttaatggggggaaaaaaagaaagaagagtagAAAAGGCAAAAGGGATTGGTGGAGTAACTTTGTCTCTCCAGTTTCTACATGGAAAAGCTCAATGAACAGATCCAGGAACAGCTTAACAGCTTCATTGTTAGAGTGTTTTACAGCCCAGTGATGTATCAGTCAGCTACAGCTACAGAGGAGCTGGTGCCAGACGCTGGGAGTCGTTACCGGCAGCATCTTGCTTCAATAAAGGAAGACCTCAACATCTTAAATGGCGGTGTTGCCGCTTGTTTGTGCTTCCTGAACAATAACGACCGGGGGTGCGTGAGAAACTCATCCACTGTTCCACTGCCTATCGAAGCAAGCTGGGAGCCCTCCCCAGGTTTATCTGCCGCCCATCTCGTTAGCTCCGCAGCTGGCTGAAAAGACGGAGCCGCTTTATTAGACCCGGCCAGCGGATGACAGGAAGCAGGCCAGGgggaaaacaggaagtagttgAGTGTACATTGCCAGTAATGAGGGATTTCCTTCGGTAAACAACAACATAGGGGGGGAACTAAAG
This sequence is a window from Etheostoma cragini isolate CJK2018 chromosome 9, CSU_Ecrag_1.0, whole genome shotgun sequence. Protein-coding genes within it:
- the palld gene encoding palladin isoform X9 — translated: MQASTFNYARPKQFIAAQSPGGAGYITQSSGSSGSSLSSPLSPPTSHKPFTRVTVPPFTKASSVESPSSPSFPPPPPPFFSSSNLSSPSGPGQDFPPPPPPPPPPVSMSPALSDMSSPFSSVPPSPASSFLSSVLPSTPSSPSSPIVNALGLPKGNGTVKAFPRKTSVTRTPRLASDSDIQGSKDAVIQDLERKLRFKEERISNGQQKLTYEEKMARRLLGADNAATVLNTQDTEEEPVTQEDESSDREYFPQKEYKVSSFEQRLISEIEFRLERSPVEESDDDVQHDEDSAGGGEAPSFDQKLKHYKVFEGMPVTFSCKVHGDPKPKVYWFKDGKQISKRSEHYRISRDADGTCSLHTAAASLDDDGNYTIMAGNPEGRVSCTGRMMVQAVNQRGRSQRSTPGHMRRPRSRSRDSGDENDNIQERHFRPHFLQAPGDLIVQEGRLCRMDCKVSGLPTPDLVWQLNGQTIRPDSAHKMLVRENGVHSLVIEPVTSRDAGIYTCIASNRAGQNSFNLELIVAAKEMHKAPSFVEKLQNTSVAEGHPVRLECRVAGVPYPQIFWKRENESLTHNTDRISMHQDNCGYLCMIIQPAMKEDAGWYTVSAKNDAGIVSSTARLDVHTQWQQPNLPRPKKVRPSTSRYAALTERGLDVKAAFFPDSSPLQPGGLVESDDL
- the palld gene encoding palladin isoform X8, with the translated sequence MSLTIRSSSPKTPEVHPHRSTLVQALSQPLSQPPQRMQSPVSLMHGGEVSGPPIFTKLLQDAQASEGQVVVLECRVRGSPPLQVRWSRQGEEILDSPDFRILQKKPRSAAESEEICTLVIAEAFPEDGGLFCCTASNPCGSVNSTAQLTVTAAAEDSSSNGMSGDNSRFEDVAPFPPPPPPTEISLLELPPKMLPQPGAFLIKELEIWPGVSSLPPVQMGLEGESNKVNGSIQNGRPPNPSSPPSQLSPPPPPLPESDPTTHVPVTAQSPAQVAPDSPPSPSKLSPSPGKDGPPLPTKPKPKLAENIEEETGNYRNASQLKQLQDQILLEQQEAVSWQQQEHPSQEIPPPPQQQEAPPPAPPSPPLPPPPSFQELESSTAMQASTFNYARPKQFIAAQSPGGAGYITQSSGSSGSSLSSPLSPPTSHKPFTRVTVPPFTKASSVESPSSPSFPPPPPPFFSSSNLSSPSGPGQDFPPPPPPPPPPVSMSPALSDMSSPFSSVPPSPASSFLSSVLPSTPSSPSSPIVNALGLPKGNGTVKAFPRKTSVTRTPRLASDSDIQGSKDAVIQDLERKLRFKEERISNGQQKLTYEEKMARRLLGADNAATVLNTQDTEEEPVTQEDESSDREYFPQKEYKVSSFEQRLISEIEFRLERSPVEESDDDVQHDEDSAGGGEAPSFDQKLKHYKVFEGMPVTFSCKVHGDPKPKVYWFKDGKQISKRSEHYRISRDADGTCSLHTAAASLDDDGNYTIMAGNPEGRVSCTGRMMVQAVNQRGRSQRSTPGHMRRPRSRSRDSGDENDNIQERHFRPHFLQAPGDLIVQEGRLCRMDCKVSGLPTPDLVWQLNGQTIRPDSAHKMLVRENGVHSLVIEPVTSRDAGIYTCIASNRAGQNSFNLELIVAAKEMHKAPSFVEKLQNTSVAEGHPVRLECRVAGVPYPQIFWKRENESLTHNTDRISMHQDNCGYLCMIIQPAMKEDAGWYTVSAKNDAGIVSSTARLDVHTQWQQPNLPRPKKVRPSTSRYAALTERGLDVKAAFFPDSSPLQPGGLVESDDL